CCTCTTGACTCCATGACCCGGCTCAAGGTGTTTGACTGGGAATATCTTTTTTCACCCGAACAAATACTTGAAATGATCAATCAGGTTGATGAAAAAGGAGATCATTTTGAAACCACACACCGGCGAAGAGACGGCAGCACCTATGATGTTGAAATAACAACCAATGCCGCCTGGTTTGATGGACAAAAGCAAATCTTTTGCATCTGTCGGGATATTACTGAACGAAAACAGATCGAGGCTGAGAACGAAAATCTTCAAACCCAACTCATTCAGGCCCAGAAGATGGAATCCGTAGGTCGCCTGGCCGGTGGTGTGGCCCACGATTTCAACAATATGCTGGGAATCATTCTGGGTCGCCTGGAATTTGCCATGGAAAAAGTCCACAAAAATGATTCAGTATATGTTGACTTGAAAGAAATTGAAACTGCGGCAAAGCGATCAGCTGATATCACAAATCAGCTGCTGGCCTTTGCCAGAAAACAACCGGTCTCACCCAGACAGCTGGGTTTGAACGATACGGTAAAAAACATGCTCAATCTGCTGCGTCGCCTCATCGGTGAAGACATTGATCTGATCTGGAAGCCGGGCGGTTCTTTATGGCCTTTAAAAATGGATCCCTCCCAGATCGACCAAATCCTTGCCAATTTATGTGTCAATGCCCGGGATGCCATCACCGGTGTCGGCAGTCTTACCATAGAAACCGGCAAACAGTCTTTTGATGAAAAATTTTGCAGTGAACATCCGGGTTTCATTCCCGGTGATTTTGTGCGGTTGACCATCAGTGATACCGGTTGCGGCATGGACAAAAACACGCTGGACAATATCTTTGAACCTTTTTTCACTACCAAGGGAGTCGGCCGGGGAACCGGTCTGGGACTTTCAACCGTCTACGGCATCGTAAAACAGAATAAAGGATTCATCCATGTCCACAGTGAGCCCGGCCAAGGGACCAGTTTCAACATCTATCTACCCCGATTTAAAGGTCAAAACAAAACTAACATGACGATGACGGGGGAAAAAGCAGCTTCAGGCGGAACAGAAACCATACTGCTTGTGGAAGATGACCCTGCCATTCTCAGAATGACCCGTTCAATGCTGGAACGAAACGGGTATTCAGTGATTTCTGCGGCCACACCCAGACAAGCCCTGACAGCGATGAAAAACCATGCCGGCACCATTGATCTGCTGCTGACCGATGTGATCATGCCGGAGATGAACGGCCAGGACCTGGCAGAAAAAATCACGGCGATTAATCCGGTCATCAAACGGTTGTTCATGTCCGGATATACCGCTGATATCATCACCCATCATACAATTTTGAACGATTCCGCGGCATTTATTCAAAAACCTTTTTCAATGGCTGATCTGGCAGAAAAACTGCGAGGACTGCTGGATGGAAAATAAACAGGAAAAACAGACCCAACAGTTTCTCGAAGCCATTAACAAAACCACTATCGACGGTTTCTGGGCTCTGAACACACAAGGAATCATTGTCGAAGTCAATGATGCATTCTGCCTGATGACCGGATATTCCAGAAAGGAGCTGGTGGGAATGACCATTGGAAATCTGGATACCATCGAATCTTTCGACATCACGGCCGCCCGGATTGAACGAATTGTCACCAATGGATCAGAATCGTTTGAAACCCGGCATCGCCGAAAGGACGGGACCACCTTTCCCATAGAAATTTCCGCCACCTGGATGACCTCGAACGGCGGACGACTGATTTGCTTCGGCCCGGATATCACGGAACGCAAACAAACTGAAAACCGGATTCGCCATCTTCAGAAATCAGAAAGCCTGGACCGCATGGCTGGTGCTATGGCCCATCATTACAACAATCTGTTGACTTCTGTAATGGGAAACCTGGAAATGGCCATGGAAGCACTGCCTAAAAACAGCCGAATCACCTCGAATCTGAAAGGGGCCATGCAGGCGGCGGAACGCATTTCAAAACTGGGAACCACCATGCGGATCTATCTGGGACAGACACATCCATCCCAAAAACGGCTGAATCTGTCAGAAACCTGCCGAAATGCTGTTTCAACACATCTGCCGGATTTCCCATCATGGATCTTACTGGAAACAAATTTCTTTGAACCAGGCCCAATGATCCGGGCGAACACGGACGAAATCGGACAGCTTCTGAAAATTCTGCTCAACAATGCCAGGGAAGCTATTGGGGATCAACCCGGAACCATATATGTCAGCACCTGTGAGGTGCTTGCCGGAAAAATTACTGGGACCTTGCGTCTCCCAGTGGATTTTCGACCTGAGGGTTCCGATTTTGCCTGTATCCGGATTCAGGACACCGGCCCGGGTATTCCGGAGAAGAATCTTGAAAAAATATTCGATCCTTTCTATTCTACTAAATTTGTCGGCCGGGGACTGGGACTGCCCATTGCCCTGGGTACCATAAAATCTTTGGGCGGCTGCATCACAGTGACGGCAGATGCGGGAAGCGGCCCGGTTTTCCAAATTTTTATACCGATTTCAGACAAACCTGTTCAAGGAGACTGATTCATTGAAAGATATCAGGAAAATGGGCGATTTCATATCCAGTAGATTTTTTGCTATTTTGACTCAAATATCAGCCCTGACTTATTTTGCAGTTATCCTGTTCCTGTTAACATCACTTCTATCGGGATCCAAAGACCTGATGGCCGCTCCAAAACTGCTGCCGATAATGCGAATTTCCGTGGAAAACACGGCATCCCATTTTCAGACCCGGGCTGTGGAACGGTTTGCACAGCAACTGAAAACCGCCCTGGACAAACGGATCGATGTCCAGTTTTTTTCTAATGCCCGGTTGTTCAGAGATGCGGATGTGATCCGGGCTTTGGGCCAGGGAAAAATTGAAATGGCGGTTCCCGGCACCTGGCACGTCACCCGGTACGTACCGGATGTCGGGGTGTTTCAGCTGCCGGTATTTTACGGCAGAAGCGCCCAGGACATCTACAGCATCCTGGACAGCCCCCTGGGAAAAAATCTCAACGCCCGCATCGAAAAAACCCTGAATTTCAAAGTGATCGGCGGATGGATCGATCTGGGGTATGCCCATCTGTTCGGCATCCGGCAGCAGATCCGGCAGCATGAAGACATAGAAGGGCTGAAGGTCCGGGTGGCCGGCGGTCTTGCCAATAAACTGAGAATCCAGGGGCTGGGCGGCGATCCCATGATCATTCCCTGGCCGGATCTGCCGGATCACATTTACCGGGGCCGGGTCGATGCTGTACTCACCACCTATGAAACCATTAAAAGCGCTCAAATGTGGGACATGGGTGTGACATCCGTGTTCGAGGACCGCCAGTATTTTCCCCAGTATGTCCCGCTGATACGCAACTCCTTCTGGAAAAGGCTGCCTGAAGACATTCAGCAGATTATCATGGACCTCTGGGAAAACAACATTGACGATTCCCGGAATCTGGCAGCCGATTCCCAGCACCAGGCCAAAGACCGGTTGCTGGAAGAAAAAGTGATGGTGTCCAAGCCTTTGCCAAAACAGATGGATGCCTGGCGGAACCGGCTGATCCCTCTCCAGGACGGGTTTGTCAAACAGCTGGGAATTGATCCGGACCTGGTCCGCCAGGTCACCCGGGAGCTGGAAAGACAATGACGAACAGGCAGGCTGCTTTTTTCCGGGACCGCATGTTCATGCCGATTATCGTGATGACCTGTGCAATTGCCGCCGGGTTTCTGGCATTGAGTGCGGCATCGATTCTGAGGAACAGGGCCCAGCATCTCAACGAAGGGATGATCAAATCCAGGACCCAGGCTCAGGTCCTGGGGGAAAGCATTTCCGGCATGCTGTACACGGTGGATTACGCCCTGCTGGCTGCCGCCTCAATGATCAAAAACCAGAACAATCCCATCGAGGAGGGTTTCAGCCCGGAAACATCGGCGTTCATCAAAGAAGAGTTCACTTTTCTGCCGCGGGTCCGGGACATTGTGTTCACCCATGCCGACGGAAACAGAGAATGGCGTGTCCTGGAATCTGATCTGCCTGTCACGCTGACCTCTTTTGAAAAATTTCAGTTTGCCTGGCTGGAATCTGCGGTGGAACCTCAATTTTTCGAGAACACCCAGGCTCTGATTCTGTTGAGCCGCCGGGTGGAAAACCGGCAAAACCAATTTATCGGTGTTCTCACCGCCATCATGGACACTTCGTTTTTTTTCAACAGATATGATGACTATCTGCACATAGATGCCCAAGGCATCGCGCTTTTTGATGCACAGGGCCGGCTTCTGGCCGGGGACCGCATACATCAGGATGACACCCGAATGGTTTCAACCTATCAGTTACGCAATTTCCCGTTTCACGTGGCGGTCATGCATGACAAAAAAAACCTGCTCAATAAATGGCGGCAGGAAACCACACGGGACGTCGCCCTGATCAGTGCCACATTCATCACCGCCCTGATCACCCTGATGCTGGCTTTGCGACAGCGGAAACTGCGCAGAAAAGCGGAACATCGCCTCATGGAACACCACCAGAGCCTGGAAGAAACCATTCGCCTGCGCACCAACGAATTGCAGGCTGCCAACACCGGTCTGAAGGGAAAAAACCGGGATCTTGAAGCCGCCATGAAGGAAATCAAAACCTTAAGCGGACTTTTACCCATCTGCATGCACTGCAAAAAAATCCGGGACGACCAAGGGTATTGGAAACAGATGGAAACCTATATCCACGAGCATTCCGATGCGCAATTCAGCCACAGCATCTGCCGGGAATGTGCGGAAAAATTCTACCCGGATCTGGATATTTATGAAGATGAAGAGGATTGATACACGAAGAGATCACGAAGAATTTGATTCTTCGTGATCTCTTCGTGTGCTTCATGGTTTTATACCGGCATTTATCCGATCACGGAAAAACTGGAATCCGGATTGATTTTGCGCAACCGGGAATAAAACCCGATGTTGCAGGGCCGTTTGGTGTATTTCATGGTAAAATGCACGGGGTCTTTGTCATGATCCCGGCCGTTTTCCACTTCCTGCACCAGTTGGGCCATGAGCGCGCCTGCTACAGGGGCGTTCTTGAACTGGTTTCCGCTGGTGCCCACGGCCATGTAGAATCCGTTGAGGCTGGACCGGTCATAGATGGGGATCCAGTCGTCGGTGCAGTCGTACAGGTCCACGATGCCGCTGGGTTTGTTGGGAATGCGCATGTCCGGAATCCGCTGGGCCTCTCTCATCACCTGGGTGGTCCACTGTTCCGTGAAGTCGGTGTTGTAATTGTCCGGATCATCGATGTATTCCAGGGTATCGCATTCCGGATCTTCTGACCCGATCAGGATGTTGTTGCCCACTTCCGGTCTGGAATAGCATCCCACATCCCCGTCCGAGATAATGGTGCCCAAATGGTTGTAGTCAAATCCTTCCGGGGCCGGCACATGACAGACCTCCTGGCGCAGGGCTCTTGTCTTGATGTTCATCTCGTCTTCCACACCGGCCATGCGGTTGATCTGGAACGAGTGCGGTCCGGCCACGTTGATCACCACGGGGGCATCGATCTGTGTGCCGTCCGCCAGCGTAATGCCCTGGACCTGGTTGTCTTTTTTCCGGATTTCGGCCACCCTTGCATTGAACAGAAATTTCCCGCCCCTGGCTTCTGCAGCCCGCTGCACGTTGTGGGTGGACTGTTTGGGATCGGAAATCAACCCGGATTCAGGAATATACAGGGCGCCTGCAATGGCATCCCGGGTGGGGGTGCCGAAACGCGCATCACTGGGCAGCGCAGGAGGACCGAATCCCCGGGTGTCCAGGATGGGAAGCAGTTCCGTGATCTCTTTGGGGCCGAAATCCCAGTAAGGCACACTCAGTTCATCCAGGGCGGCCCTGACCTTTTCCAGGTTGTGGTTTTTTTCGGTTTTCATGACCATGCACCCGGTGTTGATGTATTTCACCAGCCCGGTTTCATCCACCGTGCCCAGGTATTTGGCCCAATCCACCCAGTAGAAATAGCCTTCTCTGGCCATGGCCACCCCGTCCGGGGTGGAGTAATGCAGCCGGATAATGGCGCATGATCCTGAGGTGGAGCCATGGCCCGCTTCCGGCAGTTTGTCCACATTGAGCACCTTCAGGCCTTTTTTGGCCAGCTCGAATCCGGTGCAGGCGCCGATGATGCCGGCGCCGATGACAATGGCATCATATTTGTTTTCCATTGATAATCATCCTTACGATATCTTTGTTGCGTTAATAAAAACCGGGCACACTTCCGGCCCGGTTTCCGTTGAATTATTCCTTTGATTCAAATTTCTTATTTAATAAACCCCAATGCTTTGGGAATGAACAGGCACAGGTCCGGCCAGTAGGTGGTGATCAGCAGCACCGGCACCATCCCGGCAATCATCAGCACCAGGGCCGGCTTGATATATTCTTCCGCTGAACTGTTACCGATCCGGCCCGCCAGAAACAGCATCGGTGCCGTGGGCGGTGTGACCGTGCCCAGCCCCAGATTCACCCCGGTGATGGCGGCAAAATGATAGGGATCCACGCCGGCAGCTGAGGCAATGGGCCATAACAGGCCTGCGGACAGGACCGTGCCGGACAGATCATTCATCATCATACCCAGGAGCAGCAAAATTATGTTGAGCATGAACAGGGTCACGGCCTGGTTCGGGGAGTTGGCCACCACCCAGGCCCCCAGCTCATCCGTGATCCCTTCCAGAATCAAAATCTTGCTGGTGGTTTCCGTGAAATAGAACATCAGGGTCACGGCCCCGCTGATGACCGCTGTGCTGATGGCGGCGATCTTGATCTCCTGCCAGGTCAGCGCCCGGTAATAGAATCCCAACGCCAGCACATAAAACACCCCGATCAACGCCACTTCCGTGGGCGTGATCAACCCTGAATACAAGGAGCCGAAAATAAAAAACGGCAGCAGCAGCACCGGGATACAGTGAATCCCGGCTTTGGTGATATGCGTCATCTGTTCGCCGAATGAATCAAATTTTTCTTCCGGCACAATGGGCATTTTCCGCACGGCCCAGGCATTGAGAAAGCAGTACATGATCACAATAAGAATGGCCGGCCCCAGGGTGGCGAACCACACCCCTAAAATAGAAGATCCCGTGATAATGGCGTAAAAAATCATGGGTACGCTGGGGGGCACCAGCTGGCCTAAAATACCGGAACATGCCACCAGAGCTGTGGCATGGCCCCGGTGATACCCTTTGGCCACCAGGCGCGGAATCATGACCGTGCCGATGCAGGCGATGGCGGCCGAATCCGTGCCGGAAATAGAACTGAACAACGCCGTGGTCACCACGGTGACGGCGCCCAGGGCACTGCGGAACCGGGTCATCAGCAGATTCACAAAGTCAATGAGCCGCTTGGCAAGGCCCGTGGCATCCAAAAGCGTACCGAACAGGATGAACAACGGCACGGCAAACAATATGACCGAATCCACTTTTTTGTAAGTGACTTCAATGAGATACCCGGCATCCTGCCCGAAAAAATACAGCAGCATGACCGTGAGCACCCCGAAAGCCATGGCCACGGGCACACCTATGACAATGAGCACCAGGCAGACGGCAAAACCGATCAGAACAAATTCCATGGGATTCCTCTATATTCGATATTCTGAAGCAGGACGGGTCTGTTTTTCAAACCGGTCATGCATTGTTTTTAAAATCATTCCAGCAGTCCACTGCTTCCCACAGAAAATAGATCACCATGAGAATGCCGCCCACAAAAAAAGAAGACTGGAAAATCACCTTGGGCACAGGATAGGCCTGGGTGACTTCTCCCACGGACACGCTGTAGACGCACAAATCCCAGCTCCATTTGGTGAAGATCATGGACATGCCCGCAGAAACCAGGGCGCTCACCAGCCGGCACATGTTTCTGACCCGGGGGGATTTGGCAAATACGTTCACAAATTCCGCCTTGATATGGGTGCGGTCATAGGAAGCCAGGGCCGCGCCGATGGCATAGAGCCACACGGAAGCAAATCCGATGAAATCCGAGAGCCCGAAAATGGACTGTTTCAGAAAAAACCGGACCAGCAGCTCAAACAGCATGGCCACCACCAGTACCAAAAACAGATAAAACAGAAAAAACCGCTGAATCTTAACCAGGATCAGTCCGGCCCGGTGAATGGGATTTGAGGCGTTCATGGTATCATGTGTCATTTTTGGATCTCATACAGGTGCCGTTAAAAAAACGCTGCCGCCCGAAAACCAGTTGCGGGCGGCAGCACAAAATTAATCATACCGGACTATTGGTTGACTTCTTCCAGCAGTTTTTCGATATTTTCCTTGCCGACGATCTCTTCATAGCTGTCCCAGCATTCCAGGCAGTTTTCTTTCCATGCCGCCATTTCCTCGTCCGTGGGAACCACAATCTGCCAACCGGCCTCGACCAGCTTGGCCTGGTTGTCCAGTTCTTCTTTTTCCACCAGATCCAGATGTTTGTCGATGACTTTTTCCACTTCCTCGGTAATGATGGTCTGATAGGCTTCCGGCAGTTTCTGCCATTTGTCCAGGTTGAATGTGACATGCCAGGTTTCCGGACTGTCATAGGTCACGACCATGACTTTGGCCACATCCCGGAACAGGTCATACATGTACACGGCCCCGGAACCCACCCAGCCGTCCACCAGGCCCGTGGCCACGGCGGTCGGGGCTTCGGCCCAGGGAATGGTTACCGGAGAGAACCCCATTTTATCCACAAAGCAGCGATAAGTATCAATGGGCGGCACCCGGATTTTCAAACCCTTGGCATCGGCTTCATTGGTGACCACTTTGTCCTGCATGCCCAAACTGGCCAGGTTGTTCAGCCAGGGACCTAAATAATACAGGCCTTTTTCTTCAGCCCATTTTTCGCCCAGTTCCGTGATAATACCGCCTTTGCTGAACACTTTTCTGACCTGGTCCCAGTTGGATACCATGAACGGCAGGGTGAAAAAGTTCCACCGGGCATCCAGGCCGGTGTCAAATGCATTGAACTGCATATCCACGGCCCCGCGTTTGGTCATGCGCTCCAGCTCGGTCCAGTCCCCGATCTCAGGGCCGAAAATCTTGAAAGTCACTTTGCCCTCGGTCCGCTCAGTGACATTGGCGGCAAATTCTTCGATCAGCTGATGGGTCAGGCTGGTCTTGGGCATCATGGCCTGGGACACCTTCAGGTTCAATTCAGGCAGGTCTGCGGCAAAAGCGGTCTGCGCGAAAACGGCAGACCCGGCAAAAGCCAGCATGCACAACACAGCAATACTGCGGCGAATCATTTTTTTCATCGTTTGAATCTCCTTCACAAATTTTAAATGTCAACGCAGGCGAATTTCACCTGCCTGTCAACCCCAATCCGCTTATACTAGAATAGGAAAACAGGGTATGTCAAGGAAAATTTATTTGTCACACCGGATATGATGCAGGTTATTCCTTGGTTTTTGGCATATAATCGGCATAATGCAATTGCAGACAATCCTGGCAGATGCCGTGGCTGAATTTCGCATCCGAGTGCTGCGAGATATAAGCTTCCACCTGGTTCCAGTATCCCTTGTCATCCCGGATTTTTTTGCAGTGGCTGCAGATGGGGATCAATCCGCTCAGGGTCTTGACCTCGGACAGTGCTTTTTCCAGTTTTTCTTTTTCTGTTCTCAGCTGATCTTCAGCATCCCGGATGAACTGATACCGCTTGGCATTTTCAATGGCCAGGCCGCAGACCTCGGTGATGGAAAGACTTAAGCTTAAATACCGTTCCTTTTCATCAGGAAACTGGACATCATCGATTTCAAGAACTCCCAGATCCGTTTTATTATAACGGATCATTATTTGAAATCCATTGCCCGAATCCGTCCAGGCATATCTGCGGCTGAAACCGGACAACCGGGCTTGAATGGCGGGCACGGCATCTTTCAACGGCGACAGAAAATAGACCCGGCCCACCTGCCGGTCATGGTTCAGGGCCGCATAAAACAAAGTCTGGGGCGAAAAAAGCAAGTCAAACACCTGAAGGATATTGTCTATGACCTCTTTTTCCGTGGCAGCATGGGCGATTCGGGTGAGCAGATCAAAAGCCATGGCATATTGGGAAATCAGCTGCCGGGCCGCGTGCAGTTCTTTTTCCGTCCCTGGGGCGGGATTCGTATCTTCGGGCATCTCAGGTATCACTCCTTGCCGGATACATCCGTGGGCAACGGGTATTTTCCCCATCGATGAACCGAATCGGAAATGGCCATGAGCACCTCATCCGGCACCTGAAACGGAATTTCCCCATGGTTGTCGGA
This DNA window, taken from Desulfotignum phosphitoxidans DSM 13687, encodes the following:
- the dctP gene encoding TRAP transporter substrate-binding protein DctP yields the protein MAAPKLLPIMRISVENTASHFQTRAVERFAQQLKTALDKRIDVQFFSNARLFRDADVIRALGQGKIEMAVPGTWHVTRYVPDVGVFQLPVFYGRSAQDIYSILDSPLGKNLNARIEKTLNFKVIGGWIDLGYAHLFGIRQQIRQHEDIEGLKVRVAGGLANKLRIQGLGGDPMIIPWPDLPDHIYRGRVDAVLTTYETIKSAQMWDMGVTSVFEDRQYFPQYVPLIRNSFWKRLPEDIQQIIMDLWENNIDDSRNLAADSQHQAKDRLLEEKVMVSKPLPKQMDAWRNRLIPLQDGFVKQLGIDPDLVRQVTRELERQ
- a CDS encoding TRAP transporter small permease — its product is MTHDTMNASNPIHRAGLILVKIQRFFLFYLFLVLVVAMLFELLVRFFLKQSIFGLSDFIGFASVWLYAIGAALASYDRTHIKAEFVNVFAKSPRVRNMCRLVSALVSAGMSMIFTKWSWDLCVYSVSVGEVTQAYPVPKVIFQSSFFVGGILMVIYFLWEAVDCWNDFKNNA
- the dctP gene encoding TRAP transporter substrate-binding protein DctP; protein product: MKKMIRRSIAVLCMLAFAGSAVFAQTAFAADLPELNLKVSQAMMPKTSLTHQLIEEFAANVTERTEGKVTFKIFGPEIGDWTELERMTKRGAVDMQFNAFDTGLDARWNFFTLPFMVSNWDQVRKVFSKGGIITELGEKWAEEKGLYYLGPWLNNLASLGMQDKVVTNEADAKGLKIRVPPIDTYRCFVDKMGFSPVTIPWAEAPTAVATGLVDGWVGSGAVYMYDLFRDVAKVMVVTYDSPETWHVTFNLDKWQKLPEAYQTIITEEVEKVIDKHLDLVEKEELDNQAKLVEAGWQIVVPTDEEMAAWKENCLECWDSYEEIVGKENIEKLLEEVNQ
- a CDS encoding two-component system sensor histidine kinase NtrB; amino-acid sequence: MENKQEKQTQQFLEAINKTTIDGFWALNTQGIIVEVNDAFCLMTGYSRKELVGMTIGNLDTIESFDITAARIERIVTNGSESFETRHRRKDGTTFPIEISATWMTSNGGRLICFGPDITERKQTENRIRHLQKSESLDRMAGAMAHHYNNLLTSVMGNLEMAMEALPKNSRITSNLKGAMQAAERISKLGTTMRIYLGQTHPSQKRLNLSETCRNAVSTHLPDFPSWILLETNFFEPGPMIRANTDEIGQLLKILLNNAREAIGDQPGTIYVSTCEVLAGKITGTLRLPVDFRPEGSDFACIRIQDTGPGIPEKNLEKIFDPFYSTKFVGRGLGLPIALGTIKSLGGCITVTADAGSGPVFQIFIPISDKPVQGD
- a CDS encoding TRAP transporter large permease yields the protein MEFVLIGFAVCLVLIVIGVPVAMAFGVLTVMLLYFFGQDAGYLIEVTYKKVDSVILFAVPLFILFGTLLDATGLAKRLIDFVNLLMTRFRSALGAVTVVTTALFSSISGTDSAAIACIGTVMIPRLVAKGYHRGHATALVACSGILGQLVPPSVPMIFYAIITGSSILGVWFATLGPAILIVIMYCFLNAWAVRKMPIVPEEKFDSFGEQMTHITKAGIHCIPVLLLPFFIFGSLYSGLITPTEVALIGVFYVLALGFYYRALTWQEIKIAAISTAVISGAVTLMFYFTETTSKILILEGITDELGAWVVANSPNQAVTLFMLNIILLLLGMMMNDLSGTVLSAGLLWPIASAAGVDPYHFAAITGVNLGLGTVTPPTAPMLFLAGRIGNSSAEEYIKPALVLMIAGMVPVLLITTYWPDLCLFIPKALGFIK
- a CDS encoding cache domain-containing protein, with the protein product MTNRQAAFFRDRMFMPIIVMTCAIAAGFLALSAASILRNRAQHLNEGMIKSRTQAQVLGESISGMLYTVDYALLAAASMIKNQNNPIEEGFSPETSAFIKEEFTFLPRVRDIVFTHADGNREWRVLESDLPVTLTSFEKFQFAWLESAVEPQFFENTQALILLSRRVENRQNQFIGVLTAIMDTSFFFNRYDDYLHIDAQGIALFDAQGRLLAGDRIHQDDTRMVSTYQLRNFPFHVAVMHDKKNLLNKWRQETTRDVALISATFITALITLMLALRQRKLRRKAEHRLMEHHQSLEETIRLRTNELQAANTGLKGKNRDLEAAMKEIKTLSGLLPICMHCKKIRDDQGYWKQMETYIHEHSDAQFSHSICRECAEKFYPDLDIYEDEED
- a CDS encoding NAD(P)/FAD-dependent oxidoreductase, with the translated sequence MENKYDAIVIGAGIIGACTGFELAKKGLKVLNVDKLPEAGHGSTSGSCAIIRLHYSTPDGVAMAREGYFYWVDWAKYLGTVDETGLVKYINTGCMVMKTEKNHNLEKVRAALDELSVPYWDFGPKEITELLPILDTRGFGPPALPSDARFGTPTRDAIAGALYIPESGLISDPKQSTHNVQRAAEARGGKFLFNARVAEIRKKDNQVQGITLADGTQIDAPVVINVAGPHSFQINRMAGVEDEMNIKTRALRQEVCHVPAPEGFDYNHLGTIISDGDVGCYSRPEVGNNILIGSEDPECDTLEYIDDPDNYNTDFTEQWTTQVMREAQRIPDMRIPNKPSGIVDLYDCTDDWIPIYDRSSLNGFYMAVGTSGNQFKNAPVAGALMAQLVQEVENGRDHDKDPVHFTMKYTKRPCNIGFYSRLRKINPDSSFSVIG
- a CDS encoding hybrid sensor histidine kinase/response regulator; amino-acid sequence: MKNKISDKVPEKTDRCRILMEQSRDGIVILDQTGQVIESSQRFADMIGHPLDSMTRLKVFDWEYLFSPEQILEMINQVDEKGDHFETTHRRRDGSTYDVEITTNAAWFDGQKQIFCICRDITERKQIEAENENLQTQLIQAQKMESVGRLAGGVAHDFNNMLGIILGRLEFAMEKVHKNDSVYVDLKEIETAAKRSADITNQLLAFARKQPVSPRQLGLNDTVKNMLNLLRRLIGEDIDLIWKPGGSLWPLKMDPSQIDQILANLCVNARDAITGVGSLTIETGKQSFDEKFCSEHPGFIPGDFVRLTISDTGCGMDKNTLDNIFEPFFTTKGVGRGTGLGLSTVYGIVKQNKGFIHVHSEPGQGTSFNIYLPRFKGQNKTNMTMTGEKAASGGTETILLVEDDPAILRMTRSMLERNGYSVISAATPRQALTAMKNHAGTIDLLLTDVIMPEMNGQDLAEKITAINPVIKRLFMSGYTADIITHHTILNDSAAFIQKPFSMADLAEKLRGLLDGK